In the Nicotiana tabacum cultivar K326 chromosome 16, ASM71507v2, whole genome shotgun sequence genome, one interval contains:
- the LOC107766203 gene encoding U-box domain-containing protein 11: protein MAGGESTAVATKIPLQLVHDVSRISSAGFSGLFKKDSTDLGRRLSPLAHLLEEIRDSNNTLLSSSSSSHNSFLYDLSVALKASKRLLLAANDFDPKISSDAARKKIVFQFQCVTWKLEKSLGSLPYDQFDISEEVQEQVELVRTQLKRAKERYGGPVTSNLLSRALSQPLDKEIDPLHSASRGIGSLHVENIGNIDHEVGPKLGGVPLGSGPNGNDCSLIVQEPENLGNSTKLSEVAFPNIHGSASEDDSPRKNFVESKKTNSPIIPEEYLCPISLELMRDPVIVATGQTYERSFIQRWIDGGNTRCPKTQQMLQDLTLTPNIALRSLISDWCAKNNMEQPTALAYARIKRSDGSFRDVSGDIAAIDAIVRKLSSRSTEDRRAAVAEIRSLSKRSTDNRILLAEAGAIPVLVNLLTSEDSQIQDNAVTSILNLSIFDSNKGLIMLAGAVPSIVQVLRAGSMEAKENAAATIFSLSLGDENKIIIGASGAIPALVELLRTGSTRGKKDAATALFNLCIYQGNKGRAVRAGIIPALLTMLTDSSNCMVDEALTILSVLASHQEAKAAIAKASTIPALIDLLRTGLPRNKENAAAILLSLCKRDPENLSCLRRLGALIPLSELANSGTERAKRKAATLLEHLSKSQQP, encoded by the exons atggccGGCGGAGAGTCCACCGCCGTCGCGACTAAGATCCCACTCCAGCTAGTTCACGACGTCAGTCGAATTTCCAGTGCCGGATTTTCTGGTTTGTTCAAGAAAGACTCTACTGATTTGGGCAGAAGATTGTCCCCTTTGGCTCATTTGCTTGAGGAAATCAGGGATTCAAACAACACCCTTTTGAGTTCTTCATCTTCTTCCCACAATTCTTTCCTTTATGATCTCTCTGTAGCTCTCAAGGCTTCAAAAAGATTGCTTTTAGCTGCTAATGACTTTGATCCCAAGATCTCATCT GACGCGGCAAGGAAGAAGATCGTTTTTCAATTTCAATGTGTGACATGGAAATTGGAGAAATCCCTAGGCAGCTTACCATATGACCAGTTCGACATATCAGAAGAAGTACAAGAGCAG GTTGAATTGGTAAGAACACAGTTGAAACGAGCAAAAGAGAGGTATGGTGGACCTGTGACTTCAAATTTGTTATCTCGAGCATTGTCCCAACCATTAGATAAGGAGATTGATCCGCTTCACTCGGCCAGTAGGGGAATTGGAAGTTTACATGTAGAGAATATTGGCAATATTGATCACGAAGTTGGGCCAAAACTTGGAGGTGTTCCTTTGGGTAGTGGTCCAAATGGAAATGATTGCAGTCTGATAGTTCAGGAACCAGAAAATCTAGGGAATTCAACCAAATTGTCTGAGGTTGCTTTCCCCAATATTCATGGTTCGGCCAGCGAAGACGACTCACCCAGAAAGAATTTCGTGGAGAGCAAGAAGACAAATTCTCCTATAATTCCTGAAGAGTATCTCTGCCCTATATCCCTTGAACTCATGAGGGATCCTGTAATTGTGGCAACAGGACAG ACTTATGAGAGATCTTTCATACAAAGATGGATAGACGGAGGCAACACAAGATGCCCAAAAACTCAGCAGATGCTCCAAGATCTTACGCTGACACCAAATATTGCTTTGCGAAGTCTCATTTCTGATTGGTGTGCAAAGAACAATATGGAGCAACCAACTGCATTAGCATATGCGAGAATAAAGAGAAGTGATGGATCATTTCGTGATGTTAGTGGGGATATAGCAGCTATTGATGCAATTGTACGCAAGCTTTCAAGCAGGTCCACTGAGGATCGGAGAGCTGCAGTAGCGGAGATACGGTCGCTATCCAAAAGAAGTACAGACAACAGAATTTTGCTTGCTGAAGCTGGTGCAATCCCCGTGTTGGTTAACTTGTTGACATCTGAAGACAGTCAAATTCAAGATAATGCCGTCACTTCTATTCTTAACCTCTCTATATTTGATAGCAACAAGGGGCTTATAATGCTTGCCGGCGCTGTTCCTTCTATCGTTCAAGTTCTCAGAGCTGGAAGcatggaagcaaaagaaaatgcaGCAGCAACCATCTTTAGTTTGTCACTTGGAGatgagaataaaataataatagGCGCATCGGGGGCCATACCAGCTCTGGTCGAATTGCTTCGGACTGGAAGCACTAGAGggaagaaagatgctgcaacaGCATTGTTTAACTTATGCATATATCAAGGAAACAAGGGTAGGGCAGTTCGGGCTGGGATTATACCAGCATTGTTGACGATGCTGACAGATTCAAGCAATTGCATGGTTGATGAAGCTTTAACCATTCTTTCCGTTCTTGCCAGCCACCAAGAAGCCAAGGCTGCCATAGCAAAAGCGAGCACAATCCCTGCACTGATAGATCTACTAAGGACAGGTCTACCTCGTAATAAAGAGAATGCGGCTGCAATCTTACTCTCCTTGTGCAAGAGAGATCCTGAGAATTTATCTTGCCTTCGTAGGCTCGGTGCACTTATACCTCTTTCGGAGCTTGCTAATAGTGGCACGGAGAGAGCAAAGAGGAAGGCGGCTACTTTGTTGGAGCACCTTAGTAAATCCCAGCAACCTTGA